A region of the Vigna unguiculata cultivar IT97K-499-35 chromosome 9, ASM411807v1, whole genome shotgun sequence genome:
taactagTTCGTATGTCTTTGGATTCATCCTATGAGTGTGTTAATTTGCATAGAGAAAAATACCATGAAATCAACCCAACAACttagttgatttttgtattttttttagatatttgttttcaattttttagacAGCGTAAAATGATGGGCAATAATGGCTTGAGTTGAGAAaggaaaatgtcattttctctaatattttacataaattttagaCATATCACAGTGAAAAGAATGTGTCAGTACATTGTTTGTTGACTTGTTCTACTATTTTGTCACAATCAAAACATATTATGTTGACTTGTTCTACTTCTATTCTGTCATAATTAGAATGAAGGTAAAtatcattttgaaatttaacaatttttttcataaattttctattttctattttatcttttaattttcttttataaatacaaaaagttgatttttttaattactaaattatctttgaaaaaaaaagctGTCAACTAGTATAATgatgtcaaaaatatattttcttaaaatgaaaCGTAAAACATAGCTTCTACTTACCATAGATGATGGGTTGGCTCATCAAAGAACacaatataaaaagttaatgtttcaaattatatgttatttattgtaataaatcaaatttaatattttatatataatataaactgTTTTAAAGGAATGGATCCGCAGTCTAATGAGGAATATAAACgagtgagaaaagaaaaatatcttaaaaaagaactaaaataaaaaaaaagtcttcaAAGACTTTTAACAAGATCTATTAACCTAAGAAGAGTTTTAAACCTAAAATCCTTCTACAACTCTCAAAATTAAATGAAGACAGTAGACCAATTTATGCATGTAATGCTAGTAAGGAAACTATAACTTAAGCtcctataattataataataataataataataataataataataataatatcctaAAGTTCTAAAGCTAGACTCATTAAAACTGCTGAAAAATGGTAATAGCATTTTTActtgtaatataataaatacattcTTTTATTGCAAttgcttaaaattaaaaactaagtAATAGCTTAAAAAAGAAATGATAGTTAAATCAGTGACATCCATTGACGTGATCTTAGAAAGTGTCAAATAATGAAATAGGTTaacatgaaaaaacaaataaaatgttaGTTGAAAATTgtcaaattcaataaaatttccaGTGTTTTTCAAACGAATATTATAATTCattagaaaatatgaaaaaaaaaagtgaagcaattacaatttttgtaattaaagaagaaaaagaaaatataaagactgGTATGGGTTGGCGGGAAAATGTAACGTGAATTCCGGTGAAGTGGTGTGCGAGAGAAGTTTGGGAAAAGTCTTCTCTCTGTTACTGCGGGTCCCACCAATGTTCTAGACTTGCAGAATAAATAGCCTCTCTCACGCCGACAGCACCGTTTTCCCTCCAAATCTCTTCATTTTCCCTCTCACTCTGCTCCAACCACTTTCTCTGGATCTCACTCACATTTTCAGTCACTTCATTTCCACTTCCAAACCCTATTATCGTATTTAGTGCTTCGGATTTCTCATCAAAATGGTTCAAACCAAAACCACAAACCCCTCTAAACCCGACGCCATCCACCCACTCACGCCGGCCCAAACCCGCGAACCTTCCTCCCTTTCCGCCTCTCCCCCTCCTCCCCGCCGCAGCCGCCGCCTCGCCTCTCTCTCCGACGTCTCCCCTGCCGGTAGGGTTTCCACCGCCTCCAACCGCCAGGCCTTTCTCAACTTAAGATCGGGAAAGAGGGTTCTCAAGAGCGATATGACAAACGACGCAGAGGAACAAGGTAATGACGCAAacaatgaagatgatgacgttgCAGTGGCGGTTGATGTCAATGTCACCACCAGAGAAACTACCTCAGCCGTCAATGTCAATGTTGTAGCAGATGATTCCGGTGTTAGGGTTTCCACCCGGAGCCGGAAGCGCAAGAGTGACTCAGCCGGTTCCGAACACGAGGAGTTTCTCTACTTAAGGTCGGGAAAGAAGACTTTAAGGAGAACAATCAATTTCGATCCCAAAGAACAAGTTAATAACGCAAATGACGATGATGCTGATAATAGTAATGTTGATGACGATGGTGACGTGGCAGTGGCGGTTGATGGTGACGTGACAACGCCGGAATCCAGAACGGAGAACTCCGGTGTGAATAATGCACCTGCGCGAGTTCGAGAACGTTCTAGAAACTCAAATGCAAGAGAGCGCCGTTCCGGTTTGAGGAGGAATGATCATATGGAGCGCTTCCACGACATTGCGCGGGAAAATGCGTCACGGTTTGCTTTCTTCGCACCGGAAGAGGAAGATGGTGACCGGTCGCCGCCGGTTCCCGAAGCGGCGCATGAGGAAATTGAGGACTGGCCTGGTCCTTTCTCTACGGCTATGAAAATCATCAGAGACCGAGGGATGAATCTTCAGAACGCTCAAACAAGTTCGCAGACGAACTTGTGTGAGTCTATTAAGTGGGTTCCCAAGGCGAAGAAGGGGGATGTGGGCGTTTTATCGGTTCCTTCGTTGCAAGACATGTGCTTTAAGATTCTTGTGAAGAATGTTGACGCGATTGCATCGCTCGAGAGTGTGCCTGATGCACTGAGACACCGGCTTAGCCAGTTGCTCTGTGACTCGAGGAGAATTAATGGTCACTTTCTAGAGCTTCTTGTGCGTGGAACTCCCACGGAGATTCGGTTAAGGGACTGCTCGTGGTTGACCGAGGAACAGTTTACCGAGTGTTTTCGAACGTGTAACACGGAGAATTTGTTGGTATGTGGTCTAAGATATTTGATGGCTTTTGGTATTACTTGCTATTTTTGGTGCATATGAAACTGGAGTGTTGAATTTTATAAGCTACTATTGTTGCCTGATTATCACGAAGTTAACtggtttttttgtttctattcttGTTGGAGGTATGTGGGTTGATATTTAAGGtaagatattattatttaagatgGTTGTATGATACAAGAAATCTGATTAAACGGTACCTGTATTTAGCTTTACAGCATTTTGTTCATTGTATGATCTATGGACTGCATTGTCTACTGTATGTTCATGTTTTTCTACTGAATGGCACTTTATATATGTAGGTGTAATTTAACATGGTTTTCCTTTGcttgattttgatttgtatttagTGGCTGAAATTGATTACCCCTTTATGTGCCCGGGTTTGTTACTAGTACCAGTACTAGTACTATTACgtgtatttgaatttctttttatacaTGTTAAGCAACACTTCTTCGACGTAGACGGAAAAGAGAGGATGAGGTGACTGTCCTGAAGCTAgtacaatattatttttgtcGTCGAGAATCTAATCTAGGTCCTTTGATTTGAATTTAAGAGAggaatttctaatatttttgttttccttttgaaATCTTCATTAAAATTGTGTGATATACACTTGTATATTTTGATTGTTCTTTGTTAGATGAACGAATATATTAGACGAGAAGGGTTTAAGAATAAATGCATTAAGGAGAGATTTTTGGTAGATGCATTATACGTTCTTTTCTTGCTATGCTCAATTTTAATTGTGTATTTTCTAGcttacagtttttttttttgttctctttctGAAATTTGATTAGCTTCTTTGTCggcttttgtttttcaattccTATATTAACCAACATCTAGTTGTTTATTTACTTGTGTTGTAGGTACTGCAACTTGACCAGTGTGGGAGATGTTTGCCTGATTTTGTAATAGTTGCTACTTTGGCACGGTCACCTAGGAATTTGGATAGGTTGACTACTCTATCACTCCGTGGTGCATGCCGACTTTCAGATGGAGGTTTGCGTGCGCTGGTTTCTTCAGCTCCTGCACTTAGATCGATAAATCTAAGCCAGTGCTCCCTTCTCACATCTGctagtatatatattttggcTGAATCTTTAAGATATCTTCTGAAAGAGTTGTTCCTTGATGATTGCCATGGCATTGATGCTGCACTAATTGTGCCAGCACTGATTGAGCTTGAACATTTAGAAGTGTTGTCAGTAGCTGGTATTGAAACTGTTTGTGATGAATTTGTGAAGAATTACATTGTTGCACGTGGCCAAAACATGAAAGAGCTCGTTTTGAAGGACTGTATGTAAGTATCACTGTAGCTATCTGTTTCATGTCGGGAATCTCCTTAAGACGTTCAAGTATTTTCTTTGAATGTTTGGTGATCAAAATTTcagttaaagaaaaaattaaaccaaattgGGATGTGATATTAGTTTTGGTTAATTGATCAAGTGTCCAAAACTTGTTGTtaatcattctttggacatgGTTGAATTGTGAAGCTAGTTAGTTCTATATTTGAAATGGCACAATTTTTTCTGATATAGTAATTTCcggtttttttcattttcaaaagttttgtcCGTTGATATATGTTTCTAATGTGCAGAAACTTGACCGATTCATCAATCAAAGTTATTGTTGAGCATTGTCCGGGATTGCGGGTACTTGATCTTATGAACCTGAACAGATTAACAGATTTATCCATTGGATATCTTACCAATAGTTGCCGCGTACTTCATACCCTGAAGCTTTGCCGAAATCCATTCAggtgtttttttattcttcattttctaGATTTCCTTACCACAAGAGACTTGTGCTACACTCACTTTTGATTGTGCACTTGATTGTTTGTCTATGGTCAATTTAGTCCATGCAAGAATCAAGTCATAGTAGTTCTGAATTTTTAATAGGATTTTTAATGATTATCTTTCGTTCCGATGCCCTAAGCGTTGTTTTGTTTCCCAGAAGTTGAAATTTCGATACTTTTTTCAACATTAACTGTCTTGAAAAACAATTCTCTTTTGTTGACTGATTCCCTACTTGAATACAAGTATTGGTTacaaatatttcattttgtaCTCTGATGGAAATAAGGTAGATTCACTGGTATACAGACTTGGCAAGCCATCCATGTGGAAAATGTGGAGCTATAAAGTAGGCTTGGTAGTAAAAGTGTATGGGAGGAAGGGGATAGGTGGTGGACTCAAATCCTAACAAAACTgattgaaaactaaaaaaatccaCGTGGAAAACCTATACTAGCCATAGGAAACAACTGAAGAATTGGCTGGATGACAGTGttgatagaaaataataatgaaacttgtaaaagtaataaCTAACCTAATTGcagatatattttgaaaataagttaCTGCAGTTTGTGGGCAGAGATTACTCTTCTTTAGGATATCTTTTGTAACAAGTAGATTATCACGTGTTCAGTAATAtgttttgtatattaatttccGTTGCTCCATGATATTCTGGATTTGAGATTAATTATTCCGTGGTATTGTCATGTATGGTATGTTTGGGTGGATCTCGTTGGGATCGAATAATACTCTGGATTTTGTTGTAGTGATGAAGCAATTGCTGCATTTGTGGAAACCACCGGAGGGTCCCTGAAGGAACTGTCACTTAATAACATCAAGAAGGTACTTTGTCTTCTGGAACTCAATGATTTTATATACAGTTAGGCTTGTTCATACCAATAGTTCTTGAACATTGTGACATACCGGAAGAGGTGCTgtgattattaaaaataacaaacctACTTTTGAGCTTTAGCAGTAGTCTGCAGAACATGGTTACATGATATATCATCaagatatcattttttttcttattcaatgCTATTGTCCCTAAATGCATATCATTTGGGTTCTGTTGTAAGTCTAATTTCTGCATTCTAATTCTTTGGTACATCTCTGAGTGCCTCATTTGTTTGATACAGGTTGGTTACCACACAACCTTATCACTTGCAAACCATGCTAAAAATTTGCACTCTCTAGATTTATCTTGGTGCAGAAATTTGACAGATAATGCATTGGGTTTGATTGTGGATAGCTGCTTGGCGCTGAGGTTACTCAAACTTTTTGGATGCACTCAGGTATATGTATATCTCTGATAAATTTATCTAGTTCACTCTTCATCATTCACGGGGGTTTTTATAAAGAAATGTTTTGTGCATTTTTGCAGGTTACAGATGCATTTCTTAATGGTCACTCAAACCTACAGATACAgataattggtttaaaaatgtCTCCTGTTTTAGAACATGTCAAAGTTCCAGATCCTCATCAGGGTGCTTTGAATTATTCATCAGTCTCTTCGGATTTGGTATAACATTAGTGTCAAAATCAAAAATATGTAGTGGCAGACATTTAGCATAACTAAGCCTACGAAGATATTTGAAGTATGATCTTTTGCCAAGCCTATCATTTTGAGGGTGGAAGATAAGGTAATTTGCATCTAATGTCAATGCCCGAAGTTTCTCAGGATTGGTTTCATCATCAGTCCACGATCTGGaagatttttataaatgtttagtAGCTGGCCTTCTAGGGGCATCACATTATCTGTATATCTGTTAAATCTTAACTAATGcccaatatttaatttttaattttcagcGTATTTATGCATTTTACAAATTCTCGCATTGTCAAACACAGGCTCTCTCGGTGAGTCATTAAAAgttcatttcaaattttaaaaaatctaggCAAACAGAAGCAAGAGAGTGTATTAGCTCGTCTTTGTAATCTTATTTGTACCATtgctctttttatttaattttatataatttatacatgtTATGTCATGTGTGTTGCCGAACTTGTGCACgggttatttaattattttactaattgaataatttgaattataaatgattaaataattttaaaactattttattttactcaGAAATGCAATATCATCTTtgatattttctaatatatttatgtaatgtttaaattaaaacataattattaatttaataatagaattatttagaatgtatatacaaattaaaattataaaaatatctgattaaaccataaattaaattttaatattttctcttttaaactCCTATTCACTCACCCTATCTCATCATCCTTCTACATTTCACTCTTTATTCCAAAACTCCAACTTCTCATTTCCTTTCTCAATCTTTTAAAACTCGacctttaatttgtttttgtccTTCTCATCATCCTTCTCATTTCCTTCTCATCatccttctcttttttcttcaaactttaacctttaatttgtttttgtccTCTTAGCCTCACTTTCCTATAATTTTTAGGATTCATTCTTCTATCTTGAAATCCGACACATTGTTGTATTATTTACAGTTTGTACCGTGGGACGTAATTCATAAACACATAATAACCAAAAAAACAACTTCTGAGAGGGAGACAAAAGTAGCATAGATAGAGAGATACAGATGGTAACATTTCTTCCTGACATAAATTAAGTAAATCAGCGCAAAGGAAGGCACTTCAATAGAGAAACAAACTTTTAACCACAAAAAAGAAGAGACTGAGACTCTTGCAATAAAAATCACCCTTTTTGAATCCAATACATCTGAGTTTGTTTCTTAAATTACCCACAAGTTTTCCAATACATATAATTTCAGGAAGAATATATGATACCTATACAAGCTACAGAATTAAATATCCACGCATTGAAAATGAAGGAGAAACAATGAAAATATGTTACCTTAGTTAGGTACAAACATGGACACCTACATGCATTTACATCTTACACCTCTATGATGGTTACAGGAACTACTTAAATTCTGAAATTCACAACTTTTCTGAAGCTATCCTTAGTATTTTATGTCTGTAATCGCAGTAAGTATGTTTCTTCCACCAACTGGGAATTTGCCATTTCAACCATCTGAGAAGAGCATGGAAACTGCCAGTTATTGCTTCTCACAAGTAGAAAAAATTACATCATGAATGAACCATCAATTTCATCCTTAAAAGAATATCCTCTCTCCTAAGTTGTCCTAAAAGTAAAAGATTGCATAAATAATCCTCCAAGtagtttttcaaatattaagaaattcatcaaaattgattctataagtaaaatatatcaaaatggGGACTAAACTCAGATATTTAATAATTGCAGAATAACTTAtacaatgttttttatttcttgaacCAAGGATATCCTAGACTGGTAGTTGGAAGCTAATTCCTTTTTAGATGCAGAGATCACAAAAGTGAGTCTTATCTCTTCAAACAAAGTCTTTTCATACATAGTCAGATATAGAACACTTCACAATATACTAAGAAACCCAGCTATCAaccaattttttcttataacttATATAGTTCCATTACTTTAGAAGTTAATTGGGATAGAGGTTAATAGTTTGAGGACCACATTAGTAACTTATTCGATCCAATGTAGACGGTGGAAAATGCACATGAACTAGCAATATTACCTCAAAACCCATCTTTTGGTACAATATTTGTGCAGGCCTATTCTTTTTGTCCACATGCACATACACCTGTGTCACTCCTGCTAAATGAATCCAGGAATTGTGAACTTTCAGTCATTTTTTTGGTAAATTACATCAGACAAAGGAAAACTACTCTCACTAAAATGTTTGGTTGTATTACCATTAGATTTTGCAGCTCCAATAGCAAAAGACAACATGTTACTTGCAATTCCCTGGCGCCTAGCTGATTTGATAACGCACAAGTTTGCAATGTAACCATATCTGCTTGGTGGTGTTCTGTTGATGCAGCAAAACAGGGGAGCCTTTACCCGTTCCTGAAGAAATGATCAAGTTGCAGAATGCATCAACACCAATAGTCTAGTAGACAAAGCAACAAAGTGAGATAGAATGTGCAATACCCCAGGATAAGTCTCCCCTTGAAGCAAATATCGGATGTTCAAATCAAGGGTTCCTACAACACTTTTTAATATCGAGTGTTTTGCATTCTTCTGCTCCTTCCTCACCTGTTAAACTTGACTCCAAACACCATAAGTTGAAACATTAAGGACAATCAACCATCAAACTATTAGTGATCTAACAGGTTTCTTCTCATTTTTGTCATTAAATCAGAGCTTTCAAGTATATATTATAACCTAAATTCTAAACTAAACCAGAATCTAAGATGAGGTTGATTTACCGTGATGATGCATGCGCAGCTATCACCGTTTTGCACCTTGCACCGTCTCTTTAATGCATGAAATTCCTAAACAATAGGAAATCCTGTTGAGATTTTTTATGAACTACACTCTAGCTATACAGTACATACACAGCAGTTATATTATATCAACTCCTACCTGCTCAGCAAATTTCCTTTTGTAGTTATCAACATATCTGGATAAAACAGAAGGAAAATCATTTGCACTCATCATCTATTGTGAACAAAAGccaaaaattatctttaaatcaaTGCTAAATATGGGACATGTTAATCTGATTAATTGTCCCTGATTCAAATGTTACTCAATCTGCTAACATGCTTAGTTACACAACACACCATGCTAAAAAGTAAAAGCTGAAGTCAATGAAACCAAAATATGGTTTCACATCCCATGTTTATCACTACTAAAAGATGTCTATAAAAGAACATTTGACCTTTTCCTGATGTGTGTCATGTCATACCTTTCATATGATCGATTCTCCCAGTGACTTTCTGCTCTCAACCATGCTGCTGTCTaccataaaattaaacaaaacaaataaataaatatttgagaaaGATAACAGCATCATAAATTATAGATGACAATACACacacttcacatttttttttttctgtcatacAAATTATCATAGCATACCCAATACTCTTCATCAAGCACAGCTTCTCGTGCAACAAATTGCCCAAACTCAACCCTATTTACACGACCCAATTCTTGATCCGATGGCTGCAACCGATCAAATTGGAGATCGTTGGAGTTTAAAGTTTCCACTTTGGAAATGGGTGGAGTTGAAAGCTGCCTAGAGagttcttccttcttcttcatACTATAATCATTATTAATACTATTCTTCTTTGTGGGAGAAAATTTTGAATCCATGGCCCTGTTCATGTCAAACATAAAACACATAAAACATTAGAAGCTAGGAatcatacaataaaaaaaaatcccaaactaaaaaataaatcaaaaagaaaattgaagctCACATGGTCCATGAGGAGTTAACTCTCAAGCATTTATAAGGGCTTGGAGACCCATTGAAGAATAAGGTCCCAAATTCAGGTCTATGAATTGGGATAGTTGACATGGGAGACATGTTTCTCTTCCAGATTCAAGGGCTTATGAAAACCCcaaaagaatgaaaagaaagaatctTTAAGTCCAAGAGTTCAAAAGGAAGAAACCCCTTTTGATGTTTCAATATGGCAGTGATGCAACATGTAAGAGAACTGAAGTGAAAGAGAGAGGTGAAGAATTGTGGTTTCAAATATAGGTTGAAAATTACATGTTTGTGCTTCTTGTTTCTCAAAGTTTGAGAATTGGCATTA
Encoded here:
- the LOC114196112 gene encoding uncharacterized protein LOC114196112, with amino-acid sequence MVQTKTTNPSKPDAIHPLTPAQTREPSSLSASPPPPRRSRRLASLSDVSPAGRVSTASNRQAFLNLRSGKRVLKSDMTNDAEEQGNDANNEDDDVAVAVDVNVTTRETTSAVNVNVVADDSGVRVSTRSRKRKSDSAGSEHEEFLYLRSGKKTLRRTINFDPKEQVNNANDDDADNSNVDDDGDVAVAVDGDVTTPESRTENSGVNNAPARVRERSRNSNARERRSGLRRNDHMERFHDIARENASRFAFFAPEEEDGDRSPPVPEAAHEEIEDWPGPFSTAMKIIRDRGMNLQNAQTSSQTNLCESIKWVPKAKKGDVGVLSVPSLQDMCFKILVKNVDAIASLESVPDALRHRLSQLLCDSRRINGHFLELLVRGTPTEIRLRDCSWLTEEQFTECFRTCNTENLLVLQLDQCGRCLPDFVIVATLARSPRNLDRLTTLSLRGACRLSDGGLRALVSSAPALRSINLSQCSLLTSASIYILAESLRYLLKELFLDDCHGIDAALIVPALIELEHLEVLSVAGIETVCDEFVKNYIVARGQNMKELVLKDCINLTDSSIKVIVEHCPGLRVLDLMNLNRLTDLSIGYLTNSCRVLHTLKLCRNPFSDEAIAAFVETTGGSLKELSLNNIKKVGYHTTLSLANHAKNLHSLDLSWCRNLTDNALGLIVDSCLALRLLKLFGCTQVTDAFLNGHSNLQIQIIGLKMSPVLEHVKVPDPHQGALNYSSVSSDLV
- the LOC114164366 gene encoding uncharacterized protein LOC114164366 isoform X2, yielding MSPMSTIPIHRPEFGTLFFNGSPSPYKCLRVNSSWTMAMDSKFSPTKKNSINNDYSMKKKEELSRQLSTPPISKVETLNSNDLQFDRLQPSDQELGRVNRVEFGQFVAREAVLDEEYWTAAWLRAESHWENRSYERYVDNYKRKFAEQEFHALKRRCKVQNGDSCACIITVRKEQKNAKHSILKSVVGTLDLNIRYLLQGETYPGERVKAPLFCCINRTPPSRYGYIANLCVIKSARRQGIASNMLSFAIGAAKSNGVTQVYVHVDKKNRPAQILYQKMGFEMVEMANSQLVEETYLLRLQT
- the LOC114164366 gene encoding uncharacterized protein LOC114164366 isoform X1, which produces MSPMSTIPIHRPEFGTLFFNGSPSPYKCLRVNSSWTMAMDSKFSPTKKNSINNDYSMKKKEELSRQLSTPPISKVETLNSNDLQFDRLQPSDQELGRVNRVEFGQFVAREAVLDEEYWTAAWLRAESHWENRSYERYVDNYKRKFAEQEFHALKRRCKVQNGDSCACIITVRKEQKNAKHSILKSVVGTLDLNIRYLLQGETYPGERVKAPLFCCINRTPPSRYGYIANLCVIKSARRQGIASNMLSFAIGAAKSNAGVTQVYVHVDKKNRPAQILYQKMGFEMVEMANSQLVEETYLLRLQT
- the LOC114164366 gene encoding uncharacterized protein LOC114164366 isoform X4, yielding MSPMSTIPIHRPEFGTLFFNGSPSPYKCLRVNSSWTMAMDSKFSPTKKNSINNDYSMKKKEELSRQLSTPPISKVETLNSNDLQFDRLQPSDQELGRVNRVEFGQFVAREAVLDEEYWTAAWLRAESHWENRSYERYVDNYKRKFAEQEFHALKRRCKVQNGDSCACIITVRKEQKNAKHSILKSVVGTLDLNIRYLLQGETYPGERVKAPLFCCINRTPPSRYGYIANLCVIKSARRQGIASNMLSFAIGAAKSNGVTQVYVHVDKKNRPAQILYQKMGFEDNLGERIFF
- the LOC114164366 gene encoding uncharacterized protein LOC114164366 isoform X3, with product MSPMSTIPIHRPEFGTLFFNGSPSPYKCLRVNSSWTMAMDSKFSPTKKNSINNDYSMKKKEELSRQLSTPPISKVETLNSNDLQFDRLQPSDQELGRVNRVEFGQFVAREAVLDEEYWTAAWLRAESHWENRSYERYVDNYKRKFAEQEFHALKRRCKVQNGDSCACIITVRKEQKNAKHSILKSVVGTLDLNIRYLLQGETYPGERVKAPLFCCINRTPPSRYGYIANLCVIKSARRQGIASNMLSFAIGAAKSNAGVTQVYVHVDKKNRPAQILYQKMGFEDNLGERIFF